From one Bos indicus isolate NIAB-ARS_2022 breed Sahiwal x Tharparkar chromosome 16, NIAB-ARS_B.indTharparkar_mat_pri_1.0, whole genome shotgun sequence genomic stretch:
- the RHEX gene encoding regulator of hemoglobinization and erythroid cell expansion protein isoform X1, giving the protein MLAQVMEVWHGVVIAVVSLILQTCLLAVINYLLSRHMAKEIERILKGARSQAPSLCPTHCCPPAAEERKETRAERNVLVPEPRYRHDSDTSSDSSDSSNSSPPTTSQVTKDVNYTQVVFAAPGDRRNDSVLDYENIKEATDYVNVNPKRQKPDFWTFVNPAVSEPVEYTQVVM; this is encoded by the exons ATGCTGGCTCA GGTCATGGAGGTCTGGCATGGAGTAGTGATCGCAGTAGTGTCGCTGATCCTGCAGACCTGTCTCCTCGCAGTCATCAACTACCTGCTCAGCAGGCACATGG CCAAGGAAATCGAGCGCATACTAAAAGGGGCCAGGTCCCAGGCCCCCAGCTTATGTCCAACTCACTGCTGCCCGCCTGCTGCcgaggagaggaaggagactcGGGCAGAGAGGAACGTCCTGGTGCCTGAGCCCCGCTACCGGC ATGACAGTGACACGTCCTCAGATAGCTCTGACAGCTCAAACAGCTCacctcccaccacctcccag GTCACCAAGGATGTCAACTACACACAAGTAGTCTTTGCAGCCCCTGGAGATCGAAGAAATGACTCTGTCCTGGACTATGAGAACATAAAAGAAGCCACAGATTATGTCAATGTCAACCCAAAGAGGCAAAAGCCCGATTTCTGGACTTTTGTGAACCCTGCTGTCTCTGAGCCAGTGGAATACACTCAAGTGGTCATGTGA
- the RHEX gene encoding regulator of hemoglobinization and erythroid cell expansion protein isoform X2, protein MEVWHGVVIAVVSLILQTCLLAVINYLLSRHMAKEIERILKGARSQAPSLCPTHCCPPAAEERKETRAERNVLVPEPRYRHDSDTSSDSSDSSNSSPPTTSQVTKDVNYTQVVFAAPGDRRNDSVLDYENIKEATDYVNVNPKRQKPDFWTFVNPAVSEPVEYTQVVM, encoded by the exons ATGGAGGTCTGGCATGGAGTAGTGATCGCAGTAGTGTCGCTGATCCTGCAGACCTGTCTCCTCGCAGTCATCAACTACCTGCTCAGCAGGCACATGG CCAAGGAAATCGAGCGCATACTAAAAGGGGCCAGGTCCCAGGCCCCCAGCTTATGTCCAACTCACTGCTGCCCGCCTGCTGCcgaggagaggaaggagactcGGGCAGAGAGGAACGTCCTGGTGCCTGAGCCCCGCTACCGGC ATGACAGTGACACGTCCTCAGATAGCTCTGACAGCTCAAACAGCTCacctcccaccacctcccag GTCACCAAGGATGTCAACTACACACAAGTAGTCTTTGCAGCCCCTGGAGATCGAAGAAATGACTCTGTCCTGGACTATGAGAACATAAAAGAAGCCACAGATTATGTCAATGTCAACCCAAAGAGGCAAAAGCCCGATTTCTGGACTTTTGTGAACCCTGCTGTCTCTGAGCCAGTGGAATACACTCAAGTGGTCATGTGA